The Elaeis guineensis isolate ETL-2024a chromosome 14, EG11, whole genome shotgun sequence genome has a segment encoding these proteins:
- the LOC105057143 gene encoding peptide-N4-(N-acetyl-beta-glucosaminyl)asparagine amidase A, which yields MHPHQLYLSLLLACMATFTYAIAGPIPIVSLEQLDPTLPPVLSGQNPTCSLVVLEQDFADTVGSPPASANYTEPRDCPFPWTRVVLELSISASDLQKDRVAAVWIDGSEVLRTATPRPMARGAFWRVHKDITRYAALLRHLSGGGSGAISMMLENSNDFFPGVFSANISLHFYRGALPTSPRHLAAGFAAHPTIEGLYHEPADLILPISNPNGYYRSGFWLRINNETHVESTSITIPKNTYRAVLEIFVSYHGDDEFWYTNPLHSAYLHQPPSNLSVPRANGAFRQVYATIDGRFVGGHIPFAVIYPSTINPYFWSPVAAIGAFDMPSYDLDLTPFLGFMLDGRPHDIGLGVRDAQPYWLVSANLHLWVDAWSDSVQAGLTEYIAPPIKMYRNAEWRDKDGESEIDAEGLLRFTGWVSSSKGNLTTQVRQKIKLKSQVEIHNRGSTTQIELQNKERMMVSIQKGHQPLGRVQLLMEAPLQVQTSMVSAAGGAAFQKSRLYHQLMEMVTLSEGQAMTTSTLTDRQDAEGSALTHDGEPVWGSGSTKSSYRYKDESTCYLRSVNTAGGVVMMDTKSASCLAVVDP from the coding sequence ATGCATCCCCACCAACTCTATCTCTCACTTCTCCTAGCGTGCATGGCCACCTTCACGTATGCCATCGCTGGACCCATCCCAATTGTGTCCCTCGAACAGCTGGACCCCACCCTCCCGCCGGTCCTCTCCGGTCAAAATCCAACTTGCTCCCTAGTAGTCCTCGAGCAAGACTTCGCCGACACGGTTGGCTCCCCGCCGGCGTCGGCCAACTACACCGAGCCCCGCGACTGCCCCTTTCCCTGGACCCGCGTCGTCCTCGAGCTCTCCATCTCCGCCTCCGACCTCCAGAAGGACCGCGTTGCCGCCGTCTGGATCGACGGCTCCGAGGTCCTCCGCACAGCCACCCCGCGACCCATGGCCCGCGGCGCCTTCTGGCGCGTCCACAAGGACATCACCCGCTACGCCGCCCTCCTCCGCCACCTCTCCGGTGGCGGAAGCGGCGCCATCTCCATGATGCTCGAGAACTCCAACGACTTTTTCCCCGGCGTCTTCTCCGCCAACATCTCCCTCCACTTCTACCGCGGCGCTCTCCCCACCTCCCCCCGCCACCTCGCCGCCGGCTTTGCCGCCCACCCCACCATCGAAGGCCTCTACCACGAGCCCGCCGACCTAATCCTCCCCATCTCCAACCCCAACGGCTACTACCGCTCTGGCTTCTGGCTCCGAATCAATAACGAAACCCACGTCGAGTCGACCTCCATCACCATTCCGAAGAACACCTACCGCGCCGTTCTTGAAATCTTCGTCTCCTACCACGGCGACGACGAATTCTGGTACACCAACCCGCTCCACTCCGCCTACCTCCACCAGCCACCCTCCAACCTCTCCGTCCCCCGGGCCAACGGCGCCTTCCGCCAGGTCTACGCCACCATCGACGGCCGCTTCGTCGGCGGCCACATCCCATTCGCCGTCATCTATCCAAGCACCATCAATCCTTACTTCTGGTCCCCTGTCGCCGCCATCGGGGCCTTCGATATGCCATCCTACGACCTCGATTTGACGCCGTTCCTCGGCTTCATGCTCGATGGCCGCCCCCACGACATCGGGCTCGGCGTGCGCGACGCCCAGCCCTACTGGCTCGTCAGCGCCAACCTCCACCTGTGGGTCGATGCCTGGTCCGACTCCGTCCAAGCCGGGCTGACCGAATACATCGCACCGCCGATCAAGATGTACCGGAACGCAGAATGGAGAGACAAGGACGGCGAGTCGGAGATCGACGCCGAGGGACTCCTCCGGTTCACCGGCTGGGTAAGCTCATCGAAGGGCAACCTCACCACCCAGGTGCGCCAAAAGATCAAGCTTAAGAGCCAAGTAGAGATCCATAACCGCGGTTCCACGACACAAATCGAgctccaaaacaaggaaagaatGATGGTTTCGATTCAAAAGGGTCATCAGCCTCTGGGCCGGGTACAGCTCCTGATGGAGGCGCCGCTCCAGGTGCAGACGTCGATGGTGAGTGCGGCGGGTGGCGCGGCTTTCCAGAAGTCGAGGTTGTACCACCAGCTGATGGAGATGGTGACGCTGAGCGAGGGGCAGGCGATGACGACGAGCACGCTGACCGACCGGCAGGACGCGGAGGGGTCGGCGCTGACGCATGACGGCGAGCCGGTGTGGGGGAGCGGCAGCACCAAGTCGTCGTACCGGTACAAGGACGAGAGCACGTGCTACCTCCGGAGTGTGAACACGGCCGGCGGTGTGGTGATGATGGACACCAAGAGTGCCTCTTGTTTGGCCGTCGTCGACCCCTGA